The genomic stretch CCATAGGATATTACACACCTCTCATGTTGCTTGGGTCCACAATGATGGCTATTGGGTTCGGGTTCCTAACAAGCTTCACCCCAAGAACCACAGATTCTGCCTGGATCGGGTGGCAGGTCATGTTTAGTATCGGCATCGGACTGGCGTTCCCCCAACCCTGGTCGGCGACTCAGACCGCGCTTGACGCGAAGGATATTCCCGTTGGTATGGCGGCGGTTGGCTTCTCCATTAGCATTGGCGCCGCAATATCCATTTCCGTGTCGCAAAATATTTTCACCAACCTCCTTCGAGAGGGTTTGTCCAGTGTTCCCGGTCTAGATGTTGGCAACGTCATAGAGCAGGGAGCGACGGGGTTTCTGAATAATGTACCTGCATCAGAGAAGGAACGGGTAATTGATATCTACAACTCTGCTGTCACAAGGACTTTCTGGGCCGGTGTCGCTGCGGCATGTGTGGGGTTGGTGGCTGCACTATGCATGAAGTGGAATTCTGTGAAAGGAGCTAAAAAGGAACGCACTGTGGAGGAGTAACTAAGATATTTTTACGCTTTACCACTAGATTAGTTAACGTGGGAGGAATAGAATGCGATGTAGGCGGTGCCGAAGAATCCATTTTCGGCCTGGCAAACTACAGGCTTTCTTGATTGGGTGCTAGGGGTTTACTCCCTAATTTCGTCAAGAATCTTTCCTAGCGGAAGACAGTCGACTTTAACATCTCCGCCATGCCTTCATCCAGGATCCTAGGGAGTAGTAGCGGCATCGTATTGCTGATCGTATTTCGGACTGGCCCCGTGGACATCGGTTGAGCCATAGCCGGTAGAATACAATTTTCAATAAGGCTGAGTAGGAAGGCAGCTACGGCGGCATCAGGAGAATAGCCGACCAAGACGGGATTGAAGCTGCGGGTCACGGAATTAGGAGCCTGTCTGCATGTTCATAATCACCGTTCGGACAGCCGTAGAATACCCTTACCGGCAATGCCCTGCTATTGACATTCCGTTGCGGCTTAAGTCTCATAACGCGGGGTCCGCCTGCAGGTCTACTCCTCTGGTTTCGGATGTATCACAGCCATTGGATCATGCCGAGTACTATGGTATACAAAATAGCTAGGGAAGGGGCTTGAAGGACGTATAAAGAGAAACAGCGTCTCAGTTGCTATACTAAGATAGAGAAGTCCACAGCTCcaactcatcctcctcgcccgTCCTTGTCTATCGATTCCTAGAATCATGACCCAGTGGATTGCCCTTCTCCTGGTCGCTATTTGCGGGTACTTAGCTCTACGCCTACGTTCGTCATCATTGTCCAAAATACCAGCGGCGCATTGGTCGGCTCGATTCAGCCCCATATGGATTCTCTGGAAAAGATACACGGGAAAAGAGCTCCACACATTGGTTGACGCACACCAAAAACACGGGTCTATAGTGCTAGTTGGTCCCCAGGATCTGAGTGTGAGCTGCTACCAGGATGGTATTCGTAGGGTTTACGACTCAGGCTATCCAAAACCAGCCCCTTTTTATTCCATGTTCAACTACTACAGGTACTACGCACAGGCCATTAATTCCcaatctttcttcacacTCTATCGCTAACGCTCAGGTCTGGGCTGAAGGCAACAAAACGCATTCACGAGCCTAGATAGAAGCGAGCACGGCCTCCGACGCAGAAGGACTGCTGCCCTCTACTCCAAGTCCGCACTCATGCAGTCGCAGCACCTTCGAGATATCACTAGAAGTATTACTTACGATCGACTCCTGCCAAAACTAAATTCAGTGGCCCAGGGAAATGGTAGGATCGATGGGTTGGATCTTAGCTACTGTATATGTGTGGATTATCTCAGCTCCTTTATATTCGGCTATTCCAACGGAACGAACTACCTCTCCCAACCGAAATCGGCAATAGACGTCTGGCGGTTTCACTATGAAAACTTGATGTGCCAGGAATCCTTCTTCGTTCAAGAGACGCCTAGCTTGTACAAGCTCCTGAGATATATTTCGATTGACTTGCTGCCTAGGAAATATACAGAGTCAGCAGATTTTCTTGGGCGGTGGATGTCGGACATGGCTTCAAAGGCAGATAGGGCAACTGACCGAAAACGAAGCACAGGTCTGCCCTTGGCTTTAGAAGATGAGCCGGTTGTCTATGATATGGCCAAAGAGGCAGTGAGAAAGGACTCACCTCACCTCAGCGAGGGAGACCAGCGGAAGCAAGTAGCAAGTGAGATGTTTGATCATATCTGTAAATTTACCCTAATTACGAATGACTAGCCTTGGTTTCAGCCCGGATTATGCTAATGGTACCAAAGCTGCAGCGCGGGAAGTTTTGGGTACGGCTTTCTATATGCCATAACACTGCAGAACCTCGCTTGCTGACAATCACTGAATGAGATAGGTCTGGTTCTTGGCTACGCTTTCTGGTACCTTGCACAGCATCCAGACGCACAGCAACGTATTCAGACAGAGCTTAATAGCCAGGGAATTGACATGAGGAGCCGTGAAACTGTGACTAACTCGAGCAAAAGGCCAAGGGCTGTAGAGTTGGATTCTCTGCCATATCTGCGTGCTGTTATCGATGAATGCTTGCGAATGCGCCCCACCAGTACACCTTTGCCCCGGATCACACCATCGAACAGGAAGGTATCAGTGGCGGGCATTGACGGCATCCCACCAGGGACGCGCATCAATACCTTCCAATGGTTTGTACACCGTGACCCTCAGAAATGGGATAATGCCCATGATTGGAATCCGGACCGTTGGCTGACACGTGGAAACACCGATAATAAAAACGAGAGAGAGGATGTGCTATGGGCCTTTGCAAGCGGGCCGAGGATGTGTCTGGGTAACAACTGGACCTACTACGGTACGTATATTGAAGCAATGACCCTATGCCTTGCCTTTTCCTATTTGTATAACCAGATTGATTAACAACGCTGAATTCAACAGCCATGCAGCATATCCTTGCCACTATCTGTTCGA from Aspergillus oryzae RIB40 DNA, chromosome 1 encodes the following:
- a CDS encoding uncharacterized protein (predicted protein), which codes for MQSQHLRDITRSITYDRLLPKLNSVAQGNGRIDGLDLSYCICVDYLSSFIFGYSNGTNYLSQPKSAIDVWRFHYENLMCQESFFVQETPSLYKLLRYISIDLLPRKYTESADFLGRWMSDMASKADRATDRKRSTGLPLALEDEPVVYDMAKEAVRKDSPHLSEGDQRKQVASEMFDHICLVLGYAFWYLAQHPDAQQRIQTELNSQGIDMRSRETVTNSSKRPRAVELDSLPYLRAVIDECLRMRPTSTPLPRITPSNRKVSVAGIDGIPPGTRINTFQCHAAYPCHYLFEL